The Streptococcus pantholopis genome has a segment encoding these proteins:
- the argR gene encoding arginine repressor — protein sequence MNKTERQAKIRQLIQTGHISTQEAIKTALQAEGIRVTQATLSRDLREIGLLKRRDADGKLYYTLSSSSASRFTPVIRSYILKVARAEFILVLHTNLGEADVLANLIDSAQLSDLLGTVAGADTLLLICRDSAAAAAFEQDLLAGL from the coding sequence ATGAATAAAACAGAAAGACAAGCTAAGATCAGACAGCTTATTCAAACAGGCCACATCAGTACACAAGAAGCGATAAAAACAGCCCTGCAAGCTGAAGGAATACGGGTTACTCAAGCCACCCTTTCCCGTGATTTACGTGAAATCGGTCTTCTCAAACGCCGTGATGCTGACGGAAAACTCTATTATACTTTGTCAAGCTCCTCTGCCAGCCGCTTTACCCCCGTTATTCGCTCCTATATTCTAAAGGTAGCGCGTGCAGAGTTTATACTAGTGCTGCATACGAATTTAGGAGAGGCTGATGTTTTGGCCAATCTTATTGACAGCGCCCAGCTCTCTGATTTGCTGGGGACGGTTGCAGGAGCCGATACGCTGCTTCTTATCTGCAGGGACAGTGCTGCGGCTGCAGCCTTTGAACAGGATCTGCTGGCAGGTTTGTGA
- the argS gene encoding arginine--tRNA ligase — MDTKYLIAEKIKEAVPDLELSAITNLLEVPKNSDMGDWAFPAFTLAKSWRKAPQMIASEIAEKIDSEDFEKVEAVGPYINFFLNKNKLSADLIAQVISQGSDYGRQDLGEGGSVTIDMSSPNIAKPFSIGHLRSTVIGDSLSMIFQKLGYQTIKINHLGDWGKQFGLLILAYKKWGQEEAVKAHPIKELLELYVRINAEVQNHPELDDQAREWFRKLEAGDEEALELWQWFREESLLEFSHLYDQLGVTFDSYNGEAFYNDKMAEIIDLLTANGLLQESQGAQVVNLEKYGMEHPALIKKSDGATLYITRDLATALYRKRQYQFAKSIYVVGNEQAAHFKQLKAILKEMGYDWSDDIVYVPFGLVTKGGKKLSTRKGNIILLEPTLAEAIKRAADQINAKNPDLANKDAVAHAVGVGAIKFYDLKSDRMNGYDFDLEAMVSFEGETGPYVQYAHARIQSILRKAAFSPDAAATYSLNDKESWDIIKLIQAFPDVINRAADRFEPSLIAKHAIHLAQSFNKYYAHTRIIAEDAERDSRLALCYATATVLKEALRLLGVEAPNEM; from the coding sequence ATGGATACAAAATATCTGATCGCCGAAAAAATTAAAGAGGCCGTTCCTGATTTAGAGCTGTCTGCTATCACAAATTTACTGGAGGTTCCAAAAAATTCCGATATGGGAGACTGGGCTTTCCCAGCCTTTACTTTAGCTAAAAGCTGGCGTAAAGCGCCCCAGATGATCGCTTCAGAGATTGCTGAAAAAATTGATTCCGAAGATTTTGAAAAAGTCGAAGCTGTAGGCCCTTATATCAATTTCTTTTTAAACAAAAACAAGCTTTCAGCGGATCTTATCGCACAGGTTATCTCACAAGGTTCTGATTATGGCCGGCAAGATCTCGGAGAAGGGGGCAGTGTGACAATCGATATGTCCAGCCCCAACATTGCCAAACCCTTTTCAATCGGACATCTGCGCTCTACGGTTATCGGAGATAGTCTGTCAATGATTTTTCAAAAGCTAGGCTACCAAACCATTAAAATCAATCATTTAGGTGACTGGGGCAAGCAGTTCGGACTGCTTATTTTAGCTTATAAAAAATGGGGACAGGAAGAGGCTGTCAAGGCCCATCCTATCAAAGAACTGCTTGAGCTCTATGTCCGTATCAATGCTGAAGTTCAAAACCATCCTGAGTTGGATGATCAGGCGCGTGAATGGTTCCGCAAACTGGAAGCCGGAGATGAAGAGGCCCTGGAACTTTGGCAGTGGTTCCGAGAAGAGAGCCTGCTTGAATTCAGCCATCTTTATGACCAGCTGGGAGTCACTTTTGACAGCTATAACGGTGAAGCTTTCTATAATGATAAAATGGCAGAAATCATTGACCTCCTGACAGCCAATGGACTGCTTCAAGAGTCCCAGGGAGCACAGGTCGTAAACCTTGAAAAATATGGGATGGAGCACCCTGCCCTTATTAAAAAATCTGATGGTGCCACACTCTACATCACGCGCGATTTAGCAACAGCCCTCTACCGCAAACGTCAGTACCAATTTGCTAAATCGATTTATGTAGTAGGAAATGAACAAGCTGCTCATTTCAAACAGCTCAAGGCCATTCTTAAAGAAATGGGCTATGACTGGTCTGATGATATTGTTTACGTTCCATTTGGTTTAGTGACTAAAGGCGGCAAAAAGCTGTCCACACGTAAAGGAAATATTATCCTTTTGGAACCAACCCTTGCTGAAGCCATTAAGCGGGCAGCAGACCAAATCAATGCTAAAAATCCTGATCTTGCTAATAAAGACGCTGTTGCTCATGCTGTTGGAGTAGGAGCCATTAAGTTTTATGATTTGAAATCCGACCGAATGAATGGCTATGATTTTGATTTGGAAGCAATGGTTTCCTTTGAAGGTGAAACCGGTCCTTATGTTCAGTATGCGCATGCCCGCATCCAATCTATCCTGCGGAAAGCCGCCTTTTCGCCAGATGCTGCTGCCACTTACAGCCTTAATGATAAAGAAAGCTGGGATATCATTAAACTGATTCAGGCTTTTCCTGATGTCATCAATCGGGCAGCAGATCGATTTGAGCCTTCCCTCATTGCTAAACATGCGATTCATTTAGCTCAAAGTTTCAATAAATACTATGCCCACACCCGTATTATTGCAGAAGATGCTGAACGTGACAGCCGGCTTGCTCTTTGCTATGCAACAGCCACTGTGCTCAAAGAAGCGCTACGTTTGCTTGGAGTTGAAGCGCCAAATGAGATGTAA
- a CDS encoding YitT family protein — MKRIRNLFAIALGVAIYTFGFVKLNMAYQLAEGGVAGVTLIVHSLWGINPAYSAFLFNLPLFIIGTRVLGRKALTLTIYGTLLMSFFMWFWQQVPLKIVLEHDMMLVAVVAGLFSGAGSGLVFRYGATTGGTDIIGRLLEEKMGFKLAQTLLFIDALVLTASLVYIDLQHMLYTLIASFVFSQVLTIVQNGGYSVRGMIIITSRSTEAAEAILQEINRGVTYLQGQGAYSGQERKVLYVVLNPGEVRSVRAILARLDPDAFISIIDVDEVISSDFKIRRRRYER, encoded by the coding sequence ATGAAGAGAATTCGAAATTTATTTGCCATCGCTTTAGGTGTTGCTATTTATACGTTTGGGTTTGTCAAATTAAATATGGCCTACCAACTGGCAGAGGGGGGCGTTGCTGGGGTAACACTGATTGTGCACTCTTTATGGGGGATTAATCCAGCTTACTCAGCATTCCTTTTCAATTTGCCGCTTTTTATTATTGGGACCAGAGTTTTAGGCAGAAAAGCACTGACTTTAACCATTTACGGGACTCTGCTGATGTCTTTTTTTATGTGGTTCTGGCAGCAGGTCCCTTTGAAGATTGTACTGGAGCACGATATGATGCTGGTAGCGGTTGTTGCCGGTTTATTCTCTGGAGCAGGGAGCGGGCTTGTTTTTCGCTATGGTGCCACGACTGGAGGGACTGATATTATAGGGCGTCTTCTCGAAGAAAAAATGGGATTTAAGCTCGCTCAGACCTTACTGTTTATTGACGCGCTAGTTCTCACTGCCTCTCTGGTTTATATTGATTTGCAGCATATGCTTTACACTTTGATTGCCAGTTTTGTCTTCAGCCAGGTGCTGACCATCGTCCAAAATGGCGGTTATTCTGTCCGCGGCATGATCATTATCACCAGCCGATCTACAGAGGCTGCAGAAGCTATTCTTCAGGAAATTAACCGAGGTGTAACCTATCTGCAGGGGCAGGGGGCATACTCCGGTCAGGAGCGAAAAGTCCTTTATGTGGTTCTCAACCCTGGGGAGGTCAGAAGTGTTAGGGCCATCTTAGCACGTTTAGATCCGGATGCCTTTATTTCCATTATTGATGTTGATGAGGTGATCAGTTCAGATTTTAAAATCCGAAGACGGCGTTATGAACGATAA
- a CDS encoding YitT family protein, giving the protein MNKKIYLQRLHFLINKWAKKGGIFRTLQSISREKYTEKLSAALLYGLLSSIAVNFFFQPGHVYSSGATGLAQVISAVSGRLTGYAVPVAVSFYAINIPLLLLAWRKIGHKFTVFTFFTVTFSALLIQLMPIVVLTEDPLLNAVFGGLIMGLGVGYGLRTNISSGGTDIVSLLIRKKTGRDVGSISLLINGLIMIFAGLLFGWQYALYSMVTIFVSSRVTDAVFTKQKKMQAMIITNRPKQVTQKIHRRLNRGVTSINDAEGTYNHEKKAVLITIITRAEYQDFKQLMIKADPDAFVSIAENVKIMGRFVDD; this is encoded by the coding sequence ATGAATAAAAAGATTTACTTGCAAAGGCTCCATTTCCTTATTAATAAATGGGCTAAAAAAGGCGGAATTTTTAGGACGCTGCAGAGTATTTCACGGGAAAAATATACCGAGAAGCTTTCCGCTGCCTTGCTTTATGGCCTGCTCTCCAGTATTGCGGTCAATTTTTTCTTTCAGCCCGGGCATGTATACTCCAGCGGGGCGACTGGGCTGGCTCAGGTTATTTCTGCTGTAAGCGGGCGGCTGACTGGTTATGCTGTTCCGGTTGCTGTCAGTTTTTATGCTATTAATATCCCTCTCCTCTTATTAGCTTGGCGAAAGATTGGCCATAAATTTACTGTTTTTACTTTTTTTACGGTAACCTTTAGTGCTTTGCTTATTCAGCTGATGCCCATTGTTGTTCTGACGGAGGATCCTCTGCTTAATGCTGTTTTTGGCGGCTTAATTATGGGCCTTGGAGTGGGCTATGGTCTGAGGACTAATATTTCCAGCGGGGGAACCGATATCGTCAGCCTGCTGATTCGAAAAAAGACGGGGCGGGACGTCGGGAGTATCTCCTTATTAATCAATGGCCTGATTATGATTTTTGCCGGTCTTCTTTTTGGCTGGCAGTACGCCCTGTACTCTATGGTAACGATTTTTGTGTCCAGCCGTGTTACGGATGCCGTTTTTACCAAGCAGAAAAAAATGCAGGCCATGATTATTACCAATCGGCCAAAGCAGGTGACTCAGAAAATCCACCGCAGACTCAATCGCGGTGTGACCAGTATCAATGATGCTGAAGGCACCTATAATCATGAGAAAAAAGCCGTTTTAATCACCATTATTACGCGGGCTGAATATCAGGATTTTAAACAACTTATGATCAAAGCCGACCCTGATGCATTTGTTTCTATTGCTGAAAATGTTAAAATTATGGGGCGTTTTGTGGACGATTAG